The stretch of DNA AGCACGAGCTAGAGAAACAAAAAGCTCATCTCTAGGCTCTCTTGGAACAAACCTCTTTTATAGCAGTCTAACGACATCAGCAAGATGCATTGGTCATTCAAGAACTGCAAGATTCGGTGCAGCATCTGACTATGCATAACGAACACTTACAAAATCAGGTTCAACAACTTCAGGATGCCCTTATCAACTTAGAACCTGAAATGGAACCAATAAAAGAACCAATGGAAGACGAAGCAGTAGGAGATGGCGAGATTTTAGATGATTAATGATTTAGTATCGTGACTAGTTGTAATAATGATTTATAATCCATTTGCTTTTTCATGAATCTTTTCTTCTTTAGTGCTTCCTAAAACTTGGATTTGTATTGCTTCCCTTTTCGTTtgaatcaataaaatatttctttggtTTTATCAATAGTCGAATTCAGTTCATGATTAACTCATATATATGTGGGCAAACAAATATCTTATAAGCTTGTACCCTTGCAGGACATGGACGGAAGACCGGTACGAAACAACCGCAACCCGCGCTACGTAAATCGCAACAACAACCATAATAATAACGACAATGAAGGGAACCTACCTCCGCCGCCGCCACCACCATGATTGGGCCTAAGTCAAGTTGACTTAATGGTCATAGCAACTATTGTGGCCACTACCATCCAAGGGTTGGGTAACACAAACGCCAATGGCAATCCGCCACCACCAGGACCTCCAGCACACGGGGTCAAGTACCACTATGAGTCTCTACGAAAGAATCGAACTCAAACATTCAAAAGAGACCCGGACCCCGAAATTGCCCAAAACTGGATCAAAAATATCGAGACCAAACTCCGCCTACTCGAGATTCCCAACGAGTTCAAGGTGGATGTGGTGACACCATTCTTAGAAGAAAAAGCAGCCAAATAGTAGGAGACAGTCTCACCAGCTTTGACACCAGATGGACCAATCACATGGCAACAGTTTCAAGAGGTATTCCTGAAACAGTATTACCCTGCTGAAGTGAGATTACAGAAGTTGAGTGAATTCGAAAATTTCGCTCAAACTTGGATATGTCTGTGGTGGAGTATACTTCAAAGTTCAACTCCCTTGGAACCTATGCATGCACTATCATGGCTGATGATACcttgaaaatgcatcggttcAGGCGTGGTCTGAATAGCCGTATCCAGTCAACTTTAGCAGTTTACCAACCCACGAGCTTTGCTGATCTAATGTGCGCAGCAATAAGAGCCGAGACAGACATCAAGCGCCGAGAGGATGAGAACAAGAATAAGCGACCTCCTTCTGGACAATCTTTTCAAGGGAAACAGCCATTCAAAAGACCAAATCAGTCCAGTGGGTCATTCAAAGGCGCTTCGTCCAGTACAACCTACCAAGAGGCCAAGATGTGCCCCATCTGCAATAACCGCCATTCCGGGGAATGCCGAAGGAAGACTGGTGCATGCTTCAATTGTGGAAAGTTGGGACATCGAATTGCTGATTGTCCCGAGCCTAAGAAAGGGGCATGGTCAAATACTGATATTACCCCCAGCAAGCCAAAGGAAAATAAGCCTAACGCTCGTGTATTTGCAATTACTCAGAAAGAGGCAGATGACTCAAACGATGTCGTGGCAGGTACCATTCTAATCAATGAAATGCCAGCTTATGTATTGTTTGATTATGGTGCCACTCATTCGTTTATATCTAAGAGGTTCACTAAGAAATTAAGGCTTATACCTGAGATACTTGTCGAACCCTTTAGGGTAGCAACTCCTACTAGTAAGACAATAGAAACACATAGGGTGCACAGAGATTGTAAGATCTGTATCAATGAGCACCTATTTCAAGCTGAATtgattcaactaaacatggtggagTTCGACGCCATTCTGGGAATAAATTGGCTATCAAAGAATCGCTCAATTGTAGATTGCCGCTTGAAGAACGTCAAACTAAGGGCTccaaaccaagaagaaatcgTTTACTATGGCAAAGTCAAGAAACAAGAATCCTTACTATCTGCTTCCcagacttggaaagccatgaaaagcGGAGAAGAGgtttacctagctatgttaagcgaggtaaaggAAGAAACCATACTTGCACTAGAAGATATTCCAGTAATACAAAGTTTccggatgtctttcctgaagaactccaTGGCACAATCCCCGACCGtgaagtggaatttgagattattTAGTACCCaatgctacaccaatctcaaaagcaccgtaccgaatggctccagcagaaTTGAAAAAACTCAAAgaacaacttcaagaattgttggataagaagcaaatccgaccaagcgcatctccatggggagctcctgtcctatttgttaagaaaaaggacggaaagatgagattgtgtattgattacatgGAAcagaataagatcacaatcaagaataagtacccgcttccaaggatagatgatttgtttgaccaatTCAAAGGAGCTAaagtcttttccaagctcgagttaaggtcaggctaccaccaactaAAGGTCAAAACAGACGATATTCcgagacagccttcagaacaaggtatggacactatgagttcaagGTAATGCCGTTCGGATTAACAAACGCTCCGGCagcattcatggatctcatgaacagggtgttcaaaccatttcttgacaagtttgttgtggtattcatcgattATATTCTCGTATATTCATCAAATGAGAAAGACCACAAAGAAtatcttcgtctcaccctccagacgcTGAGTATTAAAAAAAACTGTACGTCAAGTTCAAGAAATTTGAATTCTGGCTAGAGAGCATCACATTCTTaagacacataatatcagcagcaggagtatctgtggatCCTAAGAAGGTAAAAGCAATCATGGATTGGTAGAGGCCAAAGAATGTAACAGAAATTCGAAGAttcttgggattagcaggctattatcgaaaatttgttgaaggattctcttcaatagccatacccctcacTAAACTCACGCAAAAGAACTaagtttcaatggagtgaagaaTGTGAGCAAAGTTTCGAGACCTTGAAGAAGAAACTTGCCTCTGCTCCGGTATTggtattgccaactgaaggaaaagatttcaccatctacagtgatgcttcaaaaggaggtttaggatgtgtgCTCATGCAAGATGGAAGGGTGATCGCTTACGCTTCAAGGCAGCTGAAACCATATGAGCAAAACTATCCGACGCATGACCTTGAACTAGCTGCAGTGGTGTTCGCACTAAAAgtatggagacattatctttatggagccaagtgggagattttcactgatcaccaaagtctcaaatatttgttcacacaaaaagaactaaatatgTGGCAGAGACGATGGATTGAACtcctgaaggattacgacttgacgataagctaTCATCCGGGCAAGGCAAACAAGGTAGCTGATGCTTTGAGTCGGAAGAATATGAGCAAAGTAATCCTAGCGTtactttcagcacaaccatgccTCCGAGAAACGATCAAGATAAGTCAAGATCGAGACCCCACTTTGGTGAAACTGAAACAACAAGCTGAAGAAGGAAAATCATCAGATCTCCAGATAGATGACAAGGGAGTGGTGTGGATGAAGGGACGATTTTGTGTACCTGACATTGAAAATCTTCGACAGGAAGTAATGTCTGAAGCACACAAGTTAAAATTTTCAGTCCACCCCGGCAGTACCAAAATGTAtaaagatttgaagaaaaacttCTGGTGGAGTGGATGAAAAAGGACGTTGCAATGTTTGTCtccaagtgtcacgtgtgccaacaagtcaaggcagaaCACCAGAGACCTGGTGGACTTATTCAACCTTTGGAAATCccggaatggaaatgggaacatatttccatggactttgtagtcggtttaccaaagtctagacaaagCCATGATGGTatatgggtaatcgtagatagactcacaaaatctgcgcatttcttacctgtcTGCATGAACTATAATCTGGATAAACTGGCCACCTTATACATGAATAATATCGTACGGTTACACGGAGTTCCAGTTAGCATACTATCAGACAGAGATTCTAGGTTTGCATcccgtttttggaagagctttcaaaaAGCTATGGGCACAAAAGTTACTTTTAGTACGTCATATCACCCTCAAACAGACGGCCAAACTGAGAGGACAATACAAACTCTTGAGGACATGCTaagagcatgtgctctagaattcagtggtaattggagcgaacatctgtCTTTCATCGAGTTCGCATACAATAATAGTCATCACAGcagtattggaatggcaccgtacgaagctctgtatggacgaaagtgtcgatcaccactatattgggacgaagtaggggaaaaagccatgGTTGGACCCGAactgatccaagaaacagtggataaagttgATATGATCAAAGAGAGACTGAAAACTGCACAGGATCGACAAAAAAGCTGGGCTGACCTGAAAAGAAGACCCGTGGAATTTGAAGTGGGCGAAAAagcatatgtgaaagtgtcacccatgaaaggtgtgatgcggttcAATAAAACTGGGAAATTGAATCCTAGATAAGTCGAACCTTTTGAAATCCTAGAGAAAGTGtgaacacttgcttatagaaTAGCACTTCCACCTGATATGTCAAGAATCCACAATGTTTTCCACGTTTCGCAGCTAAGGAAATATATTTCCGATCCGAGTCATATTCTTGAGGCTGGA from Primulina tabacum isolate GXHZ01 chromosome 3, ASM2559414v2, whole genome shotgun sequence encodes:
- the LOC142538775 gene encoding uncharacterized protein LOC142538775, which gives rise to MSVVEYTSKFNSLGTYACTIMADDTLKMHRFRRGLNSRIQSTLAVYQPTSFADLMCAAIRAETDIKRREDENKNKRPPSGQSFQGKQPFKRPNQSSGSFKGASSSTTYQEAKMCPICNNRHSGECRRKTGACFNCGKLGHRIADCPEPKKGAWSNTDITPSKPKENKPNARVFAITQKEADDSNDVVAGTILINEMPAYVLFDYGATHSFISKRFTKKLRLIPEILVEPFRVATPTSKTIETHRVHRDCKICINEHLFQAELIQLNMVEFDAILGINWLSKNRSIVDCRLKNVKLRAPNQEEIVYYGKVKKQESLLSASQTWKAMKSGEEVYLAMLSEVKEETILALEDIPVIQSFRMSFLKNSMAQSPTVKWNLRLFSTQCYTNLKSTVPNGSSRIEKTQRTTSRIVG
- the LOC142538776 gene encoding uncharacterized protein LOC142538776, producing MVGPELIQETVDKVDMIKERLKTAQDRQKSWADLKRRPVEFEVGEKAYVKVSPMKGVMRIALPPDMSRIHNVFHVSQLRKYISDPSHILEAGPLLVEGKLNEELKYEEIPIRIVGNKDQVLRRRTISYVKVQWSNHNEKEATWELEEKMREQ